One Pullulanibacillus sp. KACC 23026 DNA segment encodes these proteins:
- the hxlA gene encoding 3-hexulose-6-phosphate synthase has protein sequence MELQLALDLVNIPEAIELIKEVEEHIDIVEIGTPVVINEGLHAVKAVKEAFPNLKVLADLKIMDAAGYEVMKASEAGADIITILGTAEDMSIKGAVEEAKKQGKKILVDMIAVKDLAGRAKELDGMGVDYICVHTGYDLQAVGQNSFKDLETIKSVVKNAKTAIAGGIKLETLSEVIEIKPDLIIVGGGITGQEDKKAAAAKMKELVTAE, from the coding sequence ATGGAATTACAATTAGCATTAGATTTAGTAAACATACCAGAAGCCATTGAATTGATTAAAGAAGTCGAAGAACATATCGATATCGTTGAAATAGGGACCCCTGTTGTTATCAATGAAGGCCTTCATGCAGTAAAAGCCGTTAAAGAGGCATTCCCTAATTTAAAAGTATTAGCAGACTTAAAAATCATGGATGCCGCTGGATATGAAGTCATGAAAGCTTCTGAAGCAGGTGCTGACATCATTACAATTCTTGGAACCGCTGAAGATATGTCGATTAAAGGCGCGGTAGAAGAAGCCAAAAAACAAGGGAAGAAAATCCTTGTTGATATGATCGCTGTAAAAGACCTTGCTGGTCGTGCCAAAGAATTAGATGGTATGGGTGTTGATTATATTTGTGTTCACACCGGCTATGATTTGCAAGCCGTTGGCCAAAACTCATTTAAGGATCTAGAAACAATTAAAAGTGTGGTAAAAAATGCGAAGACTGCGATCGCTGGCGGCATTAAATTAGAAACTCTTTCAGAAGTGATTGAAATAAAACCAGACTTAATCATTGTTGGCGGCGGGATCACCGGTCAAGAGGATAAGAAAGCTGCAGCTGCCAAAATGAAAGAATTGGTTACGGCGGAGTAA
- the hxlB gene encoding 6-phospho-3-hexuloisomerase, producing MQTTQYLAEISKELQRSIGLISDAEAEELVNAILKATKVFVAGAGRSGFMGKSFAMRMMHMGIDSYVIGETITPNFEKEDLLIIGSGSGETKSLVSMAEKAKAIGGKLAAVTIFPESTIGQIADMAIQMPGSPKDQSESDYKTIQPMGSLFEQTVLLFYDALILRFMEKKGLDTNKMYGKHANLE from the coding sequence ATGCAGACCACTCAGTATTTAGCTGAAATCTCAAAAGAACTTCAGCGGTCAATAGGCTTAATTTCAGATGCAGAAGCTGAAGAACTCGTCAACGCGATTCTCAAAGCGACTAAGGTTTTTGTCGCGGGTGCAGGAAGATCTGGCTTTATGGGAAAATCTTTTGCCATGAGAATGATGCATATGGGAATTGACTCTTATGTCATTGGCGAAACGATCACGCCTAATTTTGAGAAAGAGGATCTATTGATTATCGGCTCAGGTTCTGGAGAAACAAAAAGTTTAGTATCTATGGCTGAAAAAGCAAAAGCGATCGGCGGGAAGCTAGCGGCTGTCACCATTTTTCCTGAATCGACCATTGGACAGATAGCCGACATGGCGATCCAAATGCCTGGATCGCCCAAAGATCAATCGGAGAGCGATTATAAAACCATTCAACCAATGGGGTCTCTCTTTGAACAAACAGTTTTACTTTTCTATGATGCCTTGATCTTGAGGTTCATGGAGAAAAAAGGCTTAGACACGAACAAAATGTATGGCAAACATGCTAACCTTGAGTAA
- the acpP gene encoding acyl carrier protein has translation MSTVLSKEQIEERVRKVVISQLSVQDSEVQSESLFVDDLGADSLDLTELAIAFEDEFDLEIPESDFGQLSTVAGVVTYLENRLK, from the coding sequence ATGTCAACTGTCTTATCAAAAGAACAAATCGAAGAGCGTGTAAGAAAGGTTGTAATTAGTCAACTATCAGTTCAAGATTCTGAAGTTCAATCGGAGAGTCTTTTTGTCGATGATCTAGGTGCCGATTCTCTTGATCTTACAGAACTCGCTATCGCCTTTGAAGATGAATTCGATCTTGAAATCCCGGAATCTGATTTTGGACAATTATCCACAGTAGCCGGTGTCGTCACTTACCTTGAAAATCGTCTCAAGTAA
- a CDS encoding class I adenylate-forming enzyme family protein translates to MFDFKGRVLDSARAKHYLDEGIWKDKSFVDLLMDAVKNHPDLVHKDEVRSISYSELWEEVNGVAASLYDMGIRKRDRVAIQLPNTLDYVIAIFGIARIGAISVTIQVDLGQEAIISSLNQAGCKAWIIAENFRGQPLYETALEIKNHVDSLEQIILQGDKITPPKGALTFKEIRSTSKRLTESVLEANRPEALDGFLMVFTSGTTGSPKGVVHYHANYIWSVNALSKNFEYQTGDGVLCLAPISHQTGMLAGIMMTIASAGRIFLLERFSANRVIKWVETEKPSFMIGAPPHVIHTANSPKLKEADTSSVKTFIYAGAPVPKTILERLQNDAGIKVGAMYGWTEGFVGTATKPTDPIEALSSTVGFALPGIEIRLVDEEGHDVNQGEVGEMWSRGPNFSPGYYENEAAAKKQWDSEGWFHTGDLLRLDENGRFSFVARADDIINRGGTKVDPKSVEDVIAGHESVERVTVVGAPHETLGQQTIACIVLKEGAEEIPVAELRDYLGKNGLAKFQFPDQLRYFNELPMTHSGKIKNKVLREQFLLEQQGS, encoded by the coding sequence ATGTTTGACTTTAAAGGTAGAGTTTTAGACTCAGCGCGAGCAAAGCATTATTTAGACGAGGGAATCTGGAAAGATAAGTCCTTTGTCGATCTTTTAATGGATGCTGTGAAGAATCATCCTGATTTGGTTCACAAAGATGAGGTGCGTTCCATCAGTTATTCTGAGCTTTGGGAAGAAGTGAATGGTGTTGCGGCCAGTCTCTATGACATGGGAATCCGAAAACGAGATCGCGTTGCCATTCAATTACCTAACACATTGGATTACGTAATCGCCATATTTGGAATTGCTCGAATCGGGGCAATCAGTGTAACGATTCAAGTTGACCTGGGGCAAGAGGCCATCATCAGCAGCTTAAATCAAGCTGGATGTAAAGCCTGGATCATTGCTGAAAACTTCCGAGGACAGCCTCTCTATGAAACGGCACTGGAAATTAAAAACCATGTTGATAGCTTGGAACAGATTATTTTACAAGGCGATAAAATTACTCCGCCAAAAGGAGCTCTAACTTTTAAAGAAATAAGAAGCACCTCCAAGCGATTAACTGAAAGTGTACTAGAAGCAAATCGGCCAGAGGCATTGGACGGTTTTCTCATGGTTTTTACATCGGGTACAACTGGTTCGCCTAAAGGCGTTGTACACTATCATGCAAACTACATATGGTCAGTCAATGCATTATCCAAAAATTTCGAGTATCAAACAGGCGACGGTGTTCTTTGTTTGGCCCCAATTAGTCATCAAACAGGCATGCTTGCAGGCATTATGATGACCATTGCCAGTGCAGGTCGAATTTTCTTGCTGGAGCGTTTCTCGGCAAATCGAGTGATCAAATGGGTTGAAACGGAAAAACCAAGTTTCATGATTGGTGCACCTCCGCATGTTATTCATACGGCTAATTCTCCAAAGCTTAAAGAAGCCGATACCTCTAGTGTTAAGACGTTCATCTATGCAGGGGCTCCTGTTCCTAAAACAATCCTTGAACGACTTCAAAATGATGCCGGAATCAAAGTAGGGGCTATGTATGGTTGGACAGAAGGTTTTGTCGGAACGGCAACGAAACCAACGGATCCGATTGAAGCACTCAGCAGCACAGTCGGATTTGCCTTACCGGGCATTGAAATTCGTTTAGTGGATGAAGAAGGTCATGATGTCAATCAGGGTGAAGTAGGAGAGATGTGGTCCCGTGGTCCGAATTTCTCACCAGGTTACTATGAAAATGAAGCTGCGGCAAAAAAACAATGGGATTCAGAAGGCTGGTTTCATACAGGCGATCTTCTTCGCCTAGATGAAAATGGTCGTTTTAGCTTTGTAGCACGCGCTGACGATATTATCAACCGCGGGGGAACTAAAGTCGATCCAAAGAGTGTTGAAGACGTCATAGCAGGACACGAATCGGTGGAACGTGTGACGGTCGTTGGAGCGCCTCATGAAACATTAGGTCAGCAGACCATTGCTTGTATTGTGCTGAAGGAAGGCGCTGAAGAGATTCCCGTTGCTGAATTAAGAGATTACCTTGGTAAGAATGGTTTAGCGAAATTCCAATTTCCAGATCAACTAAGGTATTTTAATGAATTACCAATGACCCATTCAGGAAAAATCAAGAATAAGGTCTTGCGTGAACAATTCTTATTAGAACAACAAGGCAGTTAA
- a CDS encoding acyl-CoA dehydrogenase family protein has product MLNRSDRDTIQIHSDQLDTELVERANVIRNRVIQFREEEASTWAEQIERTEAIPDALWARIQELGFHKLTQPKWVGGEQLPLELYFPILEEISHCHGTIRMMFHAYNSIWRTVGQGNAQQQEYWLKKLVNEGTLVAFALTEPDNGTGIDLRTTATYENGKYLLNGKKHLITFAEEAGVIVVIAKMEGEAGRNGLTAFLVPQGRVGMTLTPMPMMMGDKGCSHAEIHFSNCEVSEEEILGEIGDGFGIAVRGFLDQSRACIAQSAVGLAQEALDVTLKQVRERTTFGKAIASRQAVQMRLAEMQIAIQGGRLLCLDAAKKYDRGEDISLEASVAKANAIKMVGEVTDHALALYGGVGYSVDRPIERLYRDARSLWFEEGTIEMQKMTIAEKLLTNARRREREKRKQHV; this is encoded by the coding sequence ATGTTAAATCGTTCTGACCGAGATACTATACAGATTCACTCGGATCAATTAGACACCGAACTAGTTGAGAGAGCAAATGTCATTCGAAACCGAGTGATACAATTTCGCGAAGAAGAGGCTAGCACCTGGGCTGAACAGATCGAGCGCACAGAAGCAATCCCAGATGCACTATGGGCTAGAATTCAAGAATTAGGGTTTCATAAACTCACTCAGCCAAAATGGGTGGGTGGAGAGCAACTTCCACTTGAACTCTACTTCCCAATTTTAGAAGAGATTTCCCATTGTCACGGAACTATTCGGATGATGTTTCATGCTTATAACAGTATCTGGCGAACCGTTGGACAAGGGAATGCTCAGCAGCAAGAATATTGGTTAAAGAAACTTGTCAATGAAGGGACGCTAGTTGCCTTTGCTTTAACTGAACCAGATAACGGAACTGGGATTGACTTAAGGACGACCGCCACCTATGAAAATGGCAAATATTTATTAAATGGAAAAAAACATTTGATCACCTTTGCTGAAGAAGCTGGTGTGATTGTTGTTATTGCAAAAATGGAAGGGGAAGCTGGACGTAACGGTTTAACTGCTTTCCTAGTTCCTCAAGGTAGAGTTGGTATGACGCTTACCCCAATGCCGATGATGATGGGTGACAAAGGGTGTTCACATGCTGAAATTCACTTCTCGAATTGTGAAGTCTCTGAAGAAGAAATTCTCGGTGAAATTGGGGATGGTTTTGGCATAGCGGTTCGCGGTTTTCTTGACCAGAGCAGAGCCTGTATTGCCCAAAGTGCCGTGGGTCTAGCCCAAGAAGCCTTAGATGTTACTTTGAAGCAGGTGAGAGAACGGACGACTTTCGGAAAAGCTATTGCGAGCCGTCAGGCGGTTCAAATGCGACTGGCAGAGATGCAAATTGCGATCCAAGGCGGACGCCTTTTATGTCTGGATGCCGCAAAGAAGTACGACCGCGGAGAAGACATTTCATTGGAAGCGTCAGTTGCGAAAGCTAATGCCATAAAAATGGTCGGAGAGGTCACGGATCACGCCTTAGCCCTTTATGGCGGTGTTGGCTATTCGGTTGATCGCCCAATTGAACGTCTATACAGAGATGCCCGCTCCTTATGGTTTGAAGAAGGAACCATTGAAATGCAAAAAATGACAATTGCGGAAAAGCTGTTAACCAATGCAAGACGTCGTGAGCGTGAAAAAAGAAAACAGCACGTTTAA